In a single window of the Stigmatopora nigra isolate UIUO_SnigA chromosome 7, RoL_Snig_1.1, whole genome shotgun sequence genome:
- the LOC144199767 gene encoding trypsin-3-like — translation MKYFIILALCAAAFAAPIDDEGDKIVGGYECRKNSVPYQVSLNAGYHFCGASLISSTWVVSAAHCYKSRVQVRLGEHNIAVNEGTEQFINSAKVIKHPRYSGRNLDNDIMLIKLSRPATLNNYVRTVSLPSSCAGTGTRCLVSGWGNMSGSGNNYPDRLRCLDVPMLSDSSCRSAYPGQITSNMFCAGYLEGGKDSCQGDSGGPVVCNGQLQGVVSWGYGCAMRNKPGVYARVCNYNSWIRSTMSSN, via the exons ATGAAGTACTTCATCATCCTTGCCTTGTGTGCTGCAGCTT TTGCTGCTCCCATTGACGATGAGGGCGACAAAATTGTCGGCGGCTATGAGTGCAGGAAGAACTCTGTGCCCTACCAGGTCTCTCTGAATGCGGGATACCACTTTTGCGGTGCTTCCCTCATCTCCAGCACCTGGGTTGTGTCTGCTGCCCACTGCTACAAATC TCGTGTCCAGGTTCGTCTGGGCGAGCACAACATCGCCGTCAACGAGGGCACGGAGCAGTTCATCAACTCCGCCAAGGTTATCAAGCATCCCAGATACAGCGGCCGCAACCTGGACAACGACATTATGCTCATCAAGCTGAGCAGGCCCGCCACCCTCAACAACTACGTGCGCACCGTGTCCTTGCCTTCCAGCTGTGCTGGTACTGGCACCCGTTGTCTGGTCTCCGGATGGGGCAACATGAGCGGCTCTGGAA ACAACTATCCCGATCGCCTGAGATGCTTGGACGTCCCCATGCTGAGTGACAGCAGCTGCAGGAGCGCCTATCCTGGACAGATCACCTCCAACATGTTCTGCGCCGGATACCTGGAGGGAGGCAAAGATTCCTGCCAG GGAGACTCCGGTGGCCCCGTGGTGTGCAACGGACAACTTCAGGGTGTCGTGTCCTGGGGTTACGGTTGCGCCATGAGGAACAAGCCTGGTGTGTACGCCCGCGTATGCAACTACAACTCCTGGATTCGCAGCACCATGTCATCCAACTAA